The Chryseobacterium aureum genome contains a region encoding:
- the tssR gene encoding type VI secretion system protein TssR domain-containing protein, translated as MKNKFPLAAYYIGLSVILTSCQVKLPSKKTPEPSQYGQVDASPVVNGYPKKSVPWIVISDRSRNTAYLDKDDEKSYKEVKFLEPLMVLKHRDGMVKVAEYVPDALMKKVSSKSIKTYGWIPESDLLLWNNALRSEKTGYPVRVAVVPNNSEVIRSAERYYKNDSIMVFNSPSLIEAANVKIPNGQIVYVYKQAENNKRFLVGKKPSIDIDSIGKGLYGWVSSNVISSWGERSAIKLKNTTGITDTTLGIHEGHPGGSASDAENKTAILLTEVNKRTPLENIFPVNLPLEEAPTLDTKTKYFTNILDYSKNFVSNVLGEPIYFDRYREITEKDKNINIVFALDVSAANAPYAPIVKSLLQDLQLRFEKPSYFNNVKYGVVLYKNNPCGNNVSVSNLSSDYSKITTFIDQKTNEMNCASNSGYQPVGEALTAAGNLLSNVSDETNIVVTVGTSANQSGNMYSVISSLTQAQARLIMFQTSARSSDNYNDFVLMAENIVTNTAKNIAELKKQKIINQNDVLTKNNFSLVEGDEGFFSLAYPKQSMSQGFVIFPKKGDITTPGFLKKSVDSLIAQVTLDNQTVDKSLNEYFHSSVGAGRTDVDLKYKYLYPGLTNPVSAGIAAQLINYGSPFLVKGYIPKDLKDFTPAIEKGILISESEYDNLKAFYTEVYRNTQADRADFNQARAIKEYVKLLKKYNPTIKFLDKGALYELPMSYAIGMSTGFDLSEEELMAKYKLKGWKKSKIVPNETVKNYFYHYKNLADRLLANRNNPAVKIQQNGQTFYWLNEYFTPSRIPTEQPEYTKH; from the coding sequence ATGAAAAATAAATTTCCTCTAGCAGCATATTATATAGGGTTATCAGTAATACTGACGAGTTGCCAGGTAAAACTGCCGTCAAAGAAAACCCCGGAGCCATCACAATACGGACAGGTGGATGCTTCCCCTGTCGTTAACGGTTATCCAAAAAAGTCAGTGCCATGGATCGTTATTTCAGACAGATCCAGAAACACCGCTTATCTGGACAAAGATGATGAGAAATCTTACAAAGAAGTGAAATTTCTTGAGCCTTTAATGGTTTTAAAGCATAGAGACGGAATGGTAAAAGTAGCAGAATACGTACCTGATGCTCTAATGAAAAAAGTATCATCAAAATCTATCAAAACATACGGATGGATTCCGGAATCTGACCTTCTTCTTTGGAATAATGCCCTGAGAAGCGAAAAGACAGGATACCCTGTAAGAGTAGCCGTAGTACCCAATAACAGCGAGGTCATCAGAAGTGCTGAAAGGTATTATAAAAACGATTCTATCATGGTGTTCAATTCTCCGAGTCTGATAGAAGCAGCCAATGTAAAAATACCAAACGGACAGATCGTTTATGTCTACAAGCAGGCAGAAAACAACAAAAGATTTTTAGTAGGAAAAAAGCCTTCTATTGATATAGACAGCATTGGAAAAGGACTGTACGGATGGGTAAGTTCTAACGTGATTTCCAGCTGGGGAGAACGTTCTGCGATCAAGCTGAAAAATACAACAGGCATCACCGATACTACCTTAGGAATTCATGAAGGCCATCCCGGAGGCTCTGCTTCTGATGCAGAAAATAAAACAGCCATTCTTCTTACTGAAGTTAACAAAAGAACACCGCTGGAAAACATTTTCCCCGTAAACCTTCCATTGGAAGAAGCCCCTACTCTGGATACCAAAACAAAATATTTCACCAATATTTTAGATTACAGCAAAAACTTTGTATCTAACGTTTTAGGGGAACCTATTTATTTTGACCGTTACAGAGAAATTACAGAAAAAGATAAAAATATCAATATTGTCTTTGCACTGGACGTAAGTGCGGCCAATGCACCTTATGCACCTATCGTAAAATCATTATTACAGGATCTTCAGCTTAGATTTGAAAAGCCATCTTATTTCAACAATGTTAAATATGGAGTGGTTCTATACAAAAACAATCCTTGTGGAAATAATGTTTCGGTATCCAACTTAAGTTCAGATTACAGCAAGATCACAACATTTATTGATCAGAAAACGAATGAAATGAACTGTGCCAGCAACAGCGGCTACCAGCCGGTAGGAGAGGCGCTTACTGCCGCAGGAAACCTTCTTTCAAATGTTTCGGATGAAACCAATATTGTGGTAACGGTAGGAACTTCTGCTAACCAGAGCGGGAATATGTACAGTGTAATCAGCTCACTCACACAGGCCCAGGCAAGACTGATCATGTTCCAGACCAGTGCAAGATCATCCGATAACTACAATGATTTCGTATTAATGGCTGAAAATATTGTTACCAATACGGCCAAAAATATTGCAGAACTTAAAAAACAAAAAATCATCAACCAAAATGATGTTCTTACCAAGAATAACTTCAGTCTGGTAGAAGGTGATGAAGGATTTTTCTCATTGGCTTATCCTAAGCAGAGTATGTCTCAGGGCTTTGTTATTTTCCCTAAGAAAGGTGATATAACCACGCCGGGATTCCTTAAAAAATCTGTGGACAGCCTTATTGCTCAGGTTACTTTAGACAATCAGACAGTAGATAAATCTCTGAATGAATATTTCCACTCTTCAGTAGGAGCAGGAAGAACGGATGTCGATTTAAAATATAAATATCTGTACCCAGGCCTTACCAACCCTGTTTCTGCAGGAATTGCCGCACAGCTGATCAACTACGGAAGTCCGTTCCTGGTGAAAGGATATATTCCAAAAGATCTGAAAGACTTTACACCGGCTATTGAAAAAGGAATTCTTATTTCTGAATCCGAATATGACAATCTGAAAGCATTCTATACCGAAGTATACAGAAATACTCAGGCAGACCGTGCAGACTTCAATCAGGCAAGAGCGATAAAAGAATATGTGAAGCTTCTGAAAAAATATAATCCAACGATAAAATTCTTAGATAAAGGAGCATTGTATGAACTGCCAATGTCTTACGCTATCGGCATGAGTACAGGATTTGATCTTTCTGAAGAGGAACTAATGGCTAAATACAAACTGAAAGGTTGGAAAAAATCCAAAATCGTTCCTAATGAGACGGTGAAGAATTATTTCTACCATTATAAAAACTTAGCAGACAGATTGCTTGCCAACAGAAACAATCCTGCTGTAAAGATTCAGCAGAACGGGCAGACTTTCTACTGGCTGAACGAGTACTTTACACCCTCAAGAATTCCAACAGAACAGCCGGAATATACCAAGCATTAA
- the tssD gene encoding type VI secretion system tube protein TssD: MAERNSRGILKFNNGEGQKLLKMNYSVSRSTDVSGRVASDPSNALIKVTVEATEKSDILESLLNGKYKPTVGEITFNKSHEEGTLITLKWENGYVIQHQVDFDAIDSNSMLISFVVSAETIDYGTSQYLGLWPSS; this comes from the coding sequence ATGGCAGAAAGAAATTCAAGAGGAATCTTAAAATTCAACAATGGTGAAGGACAAAAGCTGTTAAAAATGAATTACAGCGTCTCCAGATCTACAGACGTTTCAGGACGTGTAGCATCAGATCCTTCTAACGCACTCATCAAGGTTACAGTAGAAGCTACTGAAAAATCTGATATCCTGGAAAGCTTGCTAAATGGTAAGTATAAGCCGACTGTGGGAGAAATCACATTCAACAAATCTCATGAAGAGGGTACACTGATCACTCTGAAATGGGAAAACGGATATGTAATTCAGCATCAGGTAGACTTCGATGCCATAGACAGCAACAGTATGCTGATCAGCTTCGTAGTAAGTGCTGAAACCATTGACTATGGTACTTCACAGTATCTTGGGCTATGGCCATCCAGCTAA